The following nucleotide sequence is from Oscillatoria salina IIICB1.
GCGCTGGTGTATTTCGGCGATTAATCGATCGAAAATTGTGTTTTTTGCTTCTTGTGTTTTGTTGAGCGATGGGTTATCATTTTTATTAATAAAACGAGGATTAATGCGCTTAAAGTCTTTTGTCCAATAGCCATGAATAGCAGCGCTTTCAATAAATAAAGCTTCGATTTGCTCGAATAAAGGTGTTAGCCAAATCGCGGTAATTCCTAGGTTTTTGAGGTAGTCGAGTTTGTCGATTACTCCTTGTAAATCGCCGCCCCAGTATTTACCCCATTCTTGTTTATCAGGGTCGTATAATTCTGGGTTAGGTCCGGCATTGTTTTCTGGATCGCCATCACAAAAACGATCGACGACGAGAAAGTAAATTGTTTCTTGACGAAATTCGATATCTCTAGTGTAGAGAAATTCTAAATCAATATCGATTTCTGGGGTAGTTTCACCGACAAGAGCTTCGACTTCAGCTTCAGATGCGACTTTGCTGGCTTGATACTGAGATGAGGAAGCATGAGGAGAAGTATTAACCATAAAAGCTCCAAAAAAGGCGATCGCTGTTTATTATCTCACTAAGTTTGGGTAAGCGCATCCGTACTACTGGAAACATCCTCTACAGTTTCCCCTAATTACACCGACTTCTTTAGCCTGCTTGGATATTGATGATCGATGCTAAAAACCTTGATTTTATAAGAATGTTCGATGTTGATAAAAGGTTGTCATTATCGCTATAAAACTGATAGCTTGAAATAAGCTAACTATCACTATCAGAGGTGTATTTATGAATCCAGATGAACTTTTAAGCAAATATGCCGATGGAGAAAGAGATTTTTCTTCAGTTCAATTTATTGAAGCCGATTTTGCTAAAGTTAATCTTAGTCGCGCTGATTTTACTGGTGCTAAACTGTCTGGCGTGAGGTTTTTTCAAGCTAATTTGAGCCGTGCAGTTTTCCTCAATGCTGACTTACGAGAAGCTGATTTGGAAGGTGCCGAACTCCCGGCAACTGACCTCAGTACAGCCGATTTAATGGGGGCTAATTTGAGCGGTGCTAATCTTAGTTTTGCTGATTTGACTGGTGCGGATCTACGTCGCTCTAATTTGATGGTTGCTAAGTTAATTAATGCTAATCTTGTGGGAGTTAATTTCACGAGAAGCTTTTTGATTGGTGCTAATCTGCGCGGAGCTAATTTAATGGGGGCAAATCTTAGCAGTTCTAATCTTAGTCAAGCTTATTTGTGCGAAGCCGATTTGCGCGAGGCAAACTTGGAAAAAGCTAATTTACAGCGAGCTTTGTACAACGAAAAAACTCGGTTTCCGGAAGGATTTAATCCTCCGAAAGCGGGTGCTTTTTGTCTTGCTCCTCAAGTTAATCTTACAGGGGAAAATTTTAGTGGCGTTGATATCCCTGGAGTTAATTTACAGGGAGCTAATTTGGCTTATATAGATATGAGAAAGGCAAATTTACTTTGGGCTAATTTGAGTGGTGCTAATTTGAATGGTGCTAATTTGAGTGGTGCTAATTTGAGTGGCGCTAATCTCTTAGGAGCTAATATTACTGATGTTAATTTAGAAGGAGCAAATTTGAGCGGTGCAACAATGCCTGATGGGGTTGTCCACGCTGTTAGTCAGAAGCGAATGCCTGCTAAAAAAATTAAGCATAAATGATTTTTTGATTGGCAATTATTTCCTTGACAAAATTACGAGTTTCTGTATAAAAATATTTAATATTCTAAGTATTTAGACCGAATTTATTAATTTTATTCGCTCTCTATTTCTACAAGTTTGTTTTTGGCAGATAAACCAGATTTTATTCGCACTTGACATTTTCTGACGGAAAATTTTTCAGCTAACAATTCAATTAATTCTTGATTCGCTTTTCCATCTCTGGGAGGAGATTTTAAACGTACTGTCAAACTTCCATCTGCTGCCGATTCGATTTTTTGATTTTTCGAGTTAGGTTTAACTTTAACTTGAATTTTCATAATTTAAATTTGCTTAGTTTTTCGGGAATTACAAATCAATTTTAGCCATAACCAGCCCAAGAAACAACCGATAACATAGTGAGGAAAATCCCACCAAACAAAGGTTGTCCCAAGTAACATTTTACCAAGAAAAGTTGCTCTGACCGCAGCTAAAATTGGTGTTTGCCAAAGTTGGAGAAATTCTAAAGCACAAGTGACACCAAAAACCCAGAAAGTAAGGGTAATTATGGCTTTTCGTTTCGGGATGAAAAAAAAGCCAAATAAACACCAAAAGATTTCGTATAAAATTGCACCGCCATAGTCATTTACCCACCAAGCGCCGATGCCATTATAGAATTTGGAATATAGACCGATTGGTGTCACAATTATTAGCGACCAGAGGGTGAGTAAGCGGCGATGAGTTAAAAAAGATTGCATTGAATTAGCTGAGGGCGAAATTTGGATAAGTGAGAGAGACGTTGCAGAAAACTGACGTCTCTCTATCAGCTATCAGGCAGGGTAAGAGTTGTAGCGCGTTGGCACTTCATAGCAGTTTCTCTAGCAATACGTTTATATGAAACTGCATACACGAAAACCAACATCACGGTATATGATATCATCCTTTCTCAAATCGTCATTACGGTTGGCAGAGCGAGATCGAAAAACGTTGCTTTTCCAGCCTCCGCCTCGAATTGGGGCGTATTCATCATTGCCTCCAATTCTAGACTTGCCATCGTTAAAAGAAAGGCGATACTTTAACTAAATGCTGAGGAAAATCCTCAGCACCATTCCCCGTACTGCCCATCATAAATTATCCACCAGGAATAGCTACCATTTCCAAAGTTATATTATTCCCTAAGTCTTCGGTGAACACCTGGGCTTGTTTCTTCTCTGTAGCTATAATTTCTCCCATCATCTGGCGCACCTTTCGTTTTATGTGGAAATTTCTCATGCTATGACTAGACACTTATCTTGCGATCGGGTTACTCCCTGACGCTTAAACCGTAGTTTTGGCAAATAGATCGCGCTTCTGCAATGACGCGATCGCGCACACTCTGGGGTGCAACCACAATACAGTTCTTACCATAGGCGCGGACTTCTCTTAGTAGCCAATAGGTACTAGAAATACGACGAGTAATGATTCTCAAGTCTTCCTCTCGTCGATCGTCAACATCATTGGGCTTCGGTTCATAGGCAGTTGTGAGTCTATCTAAAAAGTGTAATTGCACTTCAATGGTATCTAACCCATCTCGCCATGTTCCCGAAGTAGGAGTTGTAACTAAGTTCTGAATCCGATCTAAGCGAAATGTCCAATTGTGCTGCAACTCAGGAATATCTTTATTTCCCTCGGTTTCCTCACTCCAAATTTCGAGGTAATACCGCTTCTCACGAAAGCGGATTTTAGCATAGCAGACGGTAAATTCCCAATCTTTTTGAGTAGTGTCACGGTAGTACAGGCGAAAGGGTTGGCGATTGGCAATATGCCGATCCAGGATAATCCGCCACGCTTCCATCGGCTGACTAACACGCTCTAAAAGAGCTTGACGCAAGGGAGGTTCCGGGTTTCCACATTCTAGGATTAGTGCAGCTAGGGTTTGCGCTTCCCCAATGTAGCCGGAATCTACCAGGACACTGGTAGCTTGTTCGAGGGACTGCACTTGCACTTCGTTGAGTTGGAAGGGGGGACTGAGGGAAAATTGGTCTTGCGCGATCGCGACAATCAACCCCGATACGCTGGGTCTGTCACCCCACATAATATCAAGGCGGGTGGCAATTCTCTCTAGTTGTTCTTTTGTTCCTGGGGGAATGGATAAGGTTAATGTTTCTGTTTTTCTAGGCATTCTCGATTTACACTTGCACTCTCAGGAAATATCTGTCATATTAGCAATAGTACAAATGCAGTAAGTAAGCGACAACCCGATGAGGATAACACTGCTACCCCTATTTTCTAGGCAAAACCCCGATTCACAGCACTGCCCTCTAGGATGTCAGGGTCAGTGCAAAATCAAGCAAATCTCCCAACTTGGTCAAGATTCCCCTGCACCTTGTCCTTTGTCGTTGCACCAAGTGGAAACCTACAGGAAAGTAAGTGATTCAACCTTAGAAGCGAAAGTTATTTTCAATACAGCATTTACCAATGACGGAAAATCATTAG
It contains:
- a CDS encoding pentapeptide repeat-containing protein, whose amino-acid sequence is MNPDELLSKYADGERDFSSVQFIEADFAKVNLSRADFTGAKLSGVRFFQANLSRAVFLNADLREADLEGAELPATDLSTADLMGANLSGANLSFADLTGADLRRSNLMVAKLINANLVGVNFTRSFLIGANLRGANLMGANLSSSNLSQAYLCEADLREANLEKANLQRALYNEKTRFPEGFNPPKAGAFCLAPQVNLTGENFSGVDIPGVNLQGANLAYIDMRKANLLWANLSGANLNGANLSGANLSGANLLGANITDVNLEGANLSGATMPDGVVHAVSQKRMPAKKIKHK
- a CDS encoding DUF167 domain-containing protein, yielding MKIQVKVKPNSKNQKIESAADGSLTVRLKSPPRDGKANQELIELLAEKFSVRKCQVRIKSGLSAKNKLVEIESE
- a CDS encoding ribosomal maturation YjgA family protein, which produces MQSFLTHRRLLTLWSLIIVTPIGLYSKFYNGIGAWWVNDYGGAILYEIFWCLFGFFFIPKRKAIITLTFWVFGVTCALEFLQLWQTPILAAVRATFLGKMLLGTTFVWWDFPHYVIGCFLGWLWLKLICNSRKTKQI
- a CDS encoding helix-turn-helix transcriptional regulator, whose protein sequence is MPRKTETLTLSIPPGTKEQLERIATRLDIMWGDRPSVSGLIVAIAQDQFSLSPPFQLNEVQVQSLEQATSVLVDSGYIGEAQTLAALILECGNPEPPLRQALLERVSQPMEAWRIILDRHIANRQPFRLYYRDTTQKDWEFTVCYAKIRFREKRYYLEIWSEETEGNKDIPELQHNWTFRLDRIQNLVTTPTSGTWRDGLDTIEVQLHFLDRLTTAYEPKPNDVDDRREEDLRIITRRISSTYWLLREVRAYGKNCIVVAPQSVRDRVIAEARSICQNYGLSVRE